The genomic interval TGGCGTAAGTATTACATTACATTTAGGAAATGGATGTTTTAGTTTGCTTAAAATCGTTATTGCGTCTCCATCAATAATCAAGCTCTGTTCTTCTTTAATATGTTGAAACAGTAGCGTCAGAACATTATTTCCTTGGAAATCTAAGCCGAGTCCTGGTCCGATGAGTATACAATCAGCATTTTCGATAAGTTTTGTTAAACGTTTAATGTCGTTAATATCTGAAACCATAGCTTCTGGGCAACGGGAATGCAGAGCAGTATGATTTGAATGATGGGTAGCTACTGTTGTTAATCCACCACCGCTATATACACATGCACGAGCAGCGATCATAATAGATCCGCCCATATTTTGATTACCACCGATGAGTAATATACGTCCGTAATCTCCTTTATGACTATAAGGTTTACGTTTAGGTATACGTATTTCATTGATTAACTGCATAACCATTCTCCTTTTATGTTTCAATGTCCATATTACTATAACAGATATAGTTGAAATTCTGAAATGAATTTGATAATATGAACTTAAATTCAAATATATTATTTGTCTGTATGGGATAAGTAATGAATACATTTAATATTAGAGACGTAATGGTTGGTGAAAGTTACGGGATGTATTGATGAAATTCTACCCATTGTGTTCATGACAAATCGGTTTAACCGTTATTTAATTGAGAGAATAGTCGTAATGGCTATTAATTAGGGTGGCAACGCGTAAATACCACGTCCCTTTTAAGGGATGTGGTATTTTTTTGTTACCCATATATAAAATATGAGGAGGCAATACAAATGTTAGACATTAAATTATTTAGAACAGAACCAGAATTCGTTAAGAAAAAATTAGAAATGCGTGCGATTGATGCTTCAATCGTTGATGAAATTTTAGCACTGGATGCAAAGTCTCGTGAACTTACTGCACAAACAGAAGAACTAAAGGCTAAACGTAATAAAGCGAGTGAAGAAATTGCACAGAAGAAACGTAATAAAGAGAATGCAGATGATGCAATTAATGCAATGCGTGAAGTAGGAGAAGAAATTAAATCAATTGATACAGAATTAAACGAAGTATCTGCAACTTTAAGAGATAAACTTGTACGTCTGCCGAACTTAGTAAGCGATGAAACGCCATTTGGGAAAGATGAAGATGAAAACGTTGAAGTGAAAAAATGGGGTACACCACGTACGTTTGACTTTGAAGCGAAAGCACATTGGGATATCGTTGAAGATTTAAATATGGCGGATTTTGAACGTGCTGCTAAAGTTTCAGGAGCGCGCTTTGCGTTCTTAACGAAAGATGGTGCACGTTTAGAACGTGCATTAATGAACTTTATGTTAGACACACACCGCGAAAACGGATACGAAGAAATGGTAACACCACAATTAGTAAATGCAGCTTCTATGTTTGGTACTGGCCAACTTCCTAAATTTGAAGAAGATTTATTCAAAGTTGAAAAAGAAGGTCTATATACAATTCCAACTTCAGAAGTACCATTAACAAACTTCTATCGTGATGAAATCTTAACAGATGATTTGCTACCGACGAAATTTACAGCGATGACTGCATGTTTCAGAAGTGAAGCGGGTTCAGCAGGTCGTGATACACGTGGTTTGATTCGTATGCATCAGTTTAATAAAGTAGAGATGGTACGCTTTGAGCGCCCTGAAGATTCTTATGCTGCATTAGAAGATATGACACGTTCAGCTGAAAGCATTCTAGAAAAGCTGAATATCCCTTATCGTACAATCGCATTATGTTCTGGTGACATTGGATTTGGGGCAGCGAAAACTTACGATGTTGAAGTATGGTTACCTAGCTATAATGCATATAAAGAAATCAGCTCTTGCTCTAATATGACGGATTTCCAGGCACGTCGTGCTAACATTCGTTTTAAACGTGATAAAAATGCAAAGGCTGAACTTGTGAACACATTAAATGGTTCAGGTCTTGCGGTAGGACGTACATTTGCTGCAGTCGTAGAGAACTATCAGAATGAAGACGGATCAATTACAGTACCAGAAGTATTAGTTCCATATATGGGCGGACAAACAGTAATTAAATAATTGGCTGAATCATCCCGTTAAGTAAATATGCTTAACGGGATGATTATTTTTATAGTCATTATAATTGAATATGTTAAATAAAAGGTGTTAACATCTAATTATCAGAATAAAAAGATTTTTAATAATATAATTATTATAGTTGCATATACTTTTTATATTTGATATATTAAGTATAACAACAGAACACATCATTATTGATATGTTCAAATAATAAATTAAAAAGGTGGAAATTAATTATGACAAATTTTCAATTAGATAAAGCACATAGTAGT from Macrococcus armenti carries:
- a CDS encoding NAD(P)H-hydrate dehydratase is translated as MQLINEIRIPKRKPYSHKGDYGRILLIGGNQNMGGSIMIAARACVYSGGGLTTVATHHSNHTALHSRCPEAMVSDINDIKRLTKLIENADCILIGPGLGLDFQGNNVLTLLFQHIKEEQSLIIDGDAITILSKLKHPFPKCNVILTPHQMEWERISGISIDEQTPELNRIKANEFGAHVILKQHETELYLKSGDYKITVGDPAMASGGMGDALAGIISSFIGQFDTEEAIKQAVYIHSLIGDKLARDMYVVPPSAIIDQLPYMMKELEEDEA
- the serS gene encoding serine--tRNA ligase, producing MLDIKLFRTEPEFVKKKLEMRAIDASIVDEILALDAKSRELTAQTEELKAKRNKASEEIAQKKRNKENADDAINAMREVGEEIKSIDTELNEVSATLRDKLVRLPNLVSDETPFGKDEDENVEVKKWGTPRTFDFEAKAHWDIVEDLNMADFERAAKVSGARFAFLTKDGARLERALMNFMLDTHRENGYEEMVTPQLVNAASMFGTGQLPKFEEDLFKVEKEGLYTIPTSEVPLTNFYRDEILTDDLLPTKFTAMTACFRSEAGSAGRDTRGLIRMHQFNKVEMVRFERPEDSYAALEDMTRSAESILEKLNIPYRTIALCSGDIGFGAAKTYDVEVWLPSYNAYKEISSCSNMTDFQARRANIRFKRDKNAKAELVNTLNGSGLAVGRTFAAVVENYQNEDGSITVPEVLVPYMGGQTVIK